atggaaaagtttttGAGACCGGATCGCTTTGATGGAGATTCCTCGTTAAGTTCTACGAGCCCCGCATTTCCCTAATGCGCAGGCAGTCTCAGATGACACGAAACTCCAGTTGTTGATAAATCATATTTCTCTATCATCATAGTGTGTTCCGCTCGATCAGTGACTGCACGACTATACTACGGCGATTAACAGCTCTAGATGTGCTTTACTTCAAGCTTAAGAATATCATCACAGCACGTCATCTTCGGTGCCAACATCCAGGTGAAACCATCGACTCATACCTCCAAGCTCTCAAACAGTTAGCCAAGGAATGCGATTTAAATCTGTTGCCGAAACAAGTATGAAAGACAACATAAGGGAGGCCTTTATCGCTGGAATCGTATCACCCAAAATTCGCGAACGTCTTCTACAAAACCTCAGTCTTGCTTGACGAGGCTTACAATAAGGCGTTATTATTAGAGATTGCTGCAATTCACATATCTTAACTTACCAGCTGTGAGTGCATGCAGGCAAGCACAGCTTACTTCTAGTTATGATAACAACCAGTATACTAAAGGGATACCCTTTACCAAAACGACTGCAGATTCAGCTCCTAAAACAAACTTCAACAACAAGACTCACCATAAATGCTTCTTTTGTGGAGATCATTTACATAATCGACGATGCCTTCAAAGGAAACTGCCTTAAATCTGGCAAAAAGGCATATTACACATCTGTTTCTCGACCCCATACAACTTCCACCAGCTTCGCTGAAGATTGTGGGCATAGTACCGAAACCGCTTGCATCACGCTTGCAGCACCAACATCACTAAAAAAAGCGGTGGTTTCTGCGTATATCAACGGTTTCAGAGCAGATGCGTAGATTTACCGACAGCGGCGTTAGTTTCATAAATGAAGACCTCCAACCTGGCCCATTCGAGGAAACATCTGCCAACAAATGATTCCAATGGCTTCTCTTTCATTGACCTCACAGGTTACTGGTGTTACTCGTCAAAACGTGAAGTTAGGTGAAAACTCATATAAAAACGGAGATTTACTAATCGTCAAAGGTTGTGCTGATATTGATATAGGCCATGACCTTCTCAGCCTGCTTTTCATTCTAGAGTTTTACAGACCAAAGGAAGCTAAAAATTTGTTGCGTCGCGAAGCCTCTGTCCCTGCTGTGCCATTGTTTTCTAACTTTACCTCTGACTGTAAACCTCGCTATACGATAACGCACCTACTGCTTAGAAGATCAAAATTTTATAGCCGGTGAAGTAAAGTAACTTCTTGAACAAGGCATCATTGAGGAGAGTCAGTCACCTATGCGCTCAGGTACTAATAACTAAGAACGCGAACCATAAAAAGAGGATGGCCATAGACTATTCGTTGACAATCAACAAATATACACTCTTGCATGCCTACCCACTGCCTAAAATAGAAGAGATTGTTACAAAGTGGCACAGTATAGCATCTTTAGCGTTATTGACCTCCAAAGCGCATGTCTCTAGATTCCGATAATCGAACACGAACGCCCGTATACAGCTTTTGAAGCCAATAGAAATCTTTAATCAGTTTTGTCGAATACCTTTCGCAGTAACACATGGTGTATCGAGTTTTCAAAGAACCATTGACTGGGTTATCAGAAAAGAAGGCTTGAAAGGGACCTTTGCTTATTGGGATGATATAACTGTTTGTGGAAATACAAAAGAGGAGCACGATGTGAATCTAAATCGATTTCTACAGGCAGCCAACAAGTATAGCTTGACACTCAACAAAGAAAAGAGAAAATTTAACCAAAAATCAACAAACACATCAAACATATCGACATTTCCATGTGTTCATTCAGACCTGCCACTATGCTCTTTAAATTTCACGTGGTTATAAtgctttgaaattttttttaatttaaaaaatggctAGAGCGGAAATTAACAACCACTTAATAGCTGCTTTGACTTGAATTTTATAAGACACATTTCGAGAGTCGGATTTCTGAAATATAAGCTATCAAATGAAAAaactttaatgaataaattaattatgtgtCTCTTCGTATGTAAGTACCGACTTTAAAATTGGGAACGAGTAAATCAAATTcacaaatattaagtaaatctATGGcctaaagtagaaaaaaaagaattgtaaGGATctaataaagaatatatttgAAGGGGGTTCTCATACAAGTAATTATGGGAACCTTACTTGTTCCCGGAAAaccaaaaaactatttttaactgCTTTATTTTTAGATCCTGGGAATCGGAAAGTATAAGGTTCTTTTAAGAGTAATGTCGGAAAGTAGTTAGAACCTGGAAACGTGCAGGTAATGGATTAAATATACTGTTTAGGTTTTTATCTCCTAAAGATttcgttaaaaaatataaaaacacaataaacacaataaattaattatggaaTCTACTGAAATTAAAAGACagaaatacaaacatacaaaaagatGTTTTGACATATATTTGAAGGTAACTTtcataatagtttttaatattgattattatgttactatttgtaatgtattatttataggCTTGCTAGGACTATGGGATTCAAATCTTAACTGTGTACAATGTATTTAGTGCGGTGTGTGTTTTGACAATTTTAAAGTCACCTATAAGGACTATTAAGGACACGAAAACAAATCTGTGACACGGTGTTGCGAATTAACTCATTTGACCAGTAACTTTTGTGACGATGTTAACCGGTGGCGGCCAGGCATCTCCATAATTATACCTACAACGTAAAACGTACGGTTTGTGTAAAGGCCACAGCGATTGACAAAGTGTTCGAAAATATACTGCGGTGAGtcgtaaaaaaaacagttattttcatATAGTTTCCGAGTCAGAGGAACTGGAAGCGTCAATGTTTTCTGCTGTCTCTTTTGTGTCTTGCGACTGAAAGTCGTTGAAACTTTTGGAAGGATAGCGGTAGTGTTTACCGAAGGCTGGTTCTGCATATTTCTTGAATTTCTTTAATTCCAATTCTTCTTTCTTCCATTCATCTCGACTAACGAACGGTAATGCAACCTTCAACCAATCGGGTAGAAATTCTTCCATGTAAAAGAAGCGTCGCCTCCAGACTTTATGTGCGTCATAATAGCTTCCACCGTTCCCTCCAATCCATTTGGGAATACTGAAATATACAATCTGACAGTGATCgattgtctttttttatttcatttattaaactaaaagaaagaaacaattcataaaaatctaGATTAAACAGTTCTACAATTTCTGGCAACTAATATCGTTGCTGCCCCACTAGGAGATCTCAATAGCAACAAATTTCCACTAAACAAAAACTAGTGAGGTAAAAGGATTTACCCGCTTTGTTTCAGGatagaataaagaaaatgtGGAGCAGTTGGGTAACGTCGgcattaaaaactaaaatgtcttGTCTCTTTGTAGGGAAAAGTACTGCAAAGTAAATCCATAATaactaaatgaaatgaaacaacaaaaacaggaaaaaataaaaaactaatttttattatataatactactactaAGTATACCTCTACTCCTGAATATAATACTACTCTTAATTGAATTGACATAACAAGAGTTCCAAACCAGATAATATAGATAAAGGTTTACACAGTTTTCTGCGCTAGaagctgtgtgtgtgtgtgtgtgtgtgtgtgtacaacAATGCTGATCgtgattttatattgtttaggcaggatttctttaataattctcTATTACATCTTATTTAGATTACAAATATTGCAGTGGCCCTCGTCAGTCCTTAACAGAGATTGTCCAAATGCCCAAGCTAAATCGTACGCGTGTCATGTGTTCTAGAATTGATGGTATTCTGCCCATACTGGAATCCTTTCCTGAGTTTCACTATGATCAGTAGATTTAGTTTCCCTGGGC
The sequence above is a segment of the Pararge aegeria chromosome Z, ilParAegt1.1, whole genome shotgun sequence genome. Coding sequences within it:
- the LOC120636512 gene encoding uncharacterized protein LOC120636512, with product MQEAPIPGTFFWRPRLGLDLSIPTTEVAFKVHLPNKENVSREGWVVMIKGYQMGITVVGLAFGLSSAKPYPHLNPMSAYFYTNAYRWTLRHLSLIPKWIGGNGGSYYDAHKVWRRRFFYMEEFLPDWLKVALPFVSRDEWKKEELELKKFKKYAEPAFGKHYRYPSKSFNDFQSQDTKETAENIDASSSSDSETI